The following coding sequences lie in one Xanthomonas hyacinthi genomic window:
- a CDS encoding AAA domain-containing protein, with translation MHEPAIGPARNDGKMIPIGGITAFDIRHEREDECRAHTNKGYMVSIQMGDEDRTAQISDWAIYWSDKYEALQLTCYFPSKKSYTRPLSDCRVSPTRELDESLLTKPGSMIVTPIAKATIYAERYAVVHYPGGGKPYVFKMDGIGFAAPTAMKEAPVFHYFTAVANARQERAESKTDRDITANVVRQLARLPASADTALQAYCTGRNGALAPGQGLIYPFGLNESQLIAVEQAFRAQVSVIEGPPGTGKTQTILNILANILLRGQTVAVLSNNNAAVENVYEKLEKCGLGHLIAKLGNQHNRQDFFTDLPTWPSSEPEPAPTLDEIQALLARLKQHLHHHNRAAQLQVELDELIVERRYLQRWQADSGVQAAASLDKYGLSPRKTADLMAYLAHLGEQRISLKDRIELLFNFRIFRAKPFAEGEARLTAFHDLQMHYYDKALRGKEAELQACRESLTRGNFTALLDELKTASMHHLKQHLQGLPRPSDSFDAKTYQQQFDAFVNRFPILGSGTHSIVNSIAPGAILDYVIIDEASLQDIVPGILALGCAKNLIVVGDNRQLAHIPVVLGLQAPAEAYDCERYSLLDSCIGVFKEALPRTLLKEHYRCHPRIIQFCNQQFYDNALVPMTEDKGEAPLRLVVTAKGNHTRQNTNLRELDSLLKLLDDEGEPVGLDGDGRGFIAPFRAQVNLSSRRLPADFVKDTVHKFQGRECDEIVFSTVLDKKRYSQERKRLDFVDDPRMINVAVSRAKHRFTLVTGDEVFTGNNGHIAALMRYVTYYAQDEQIVRAPVVSAFDLLYREYDQSLARLNARLQSEDSRYRSEQIAAQLLREALSDPSCQALMCHDQVKLDQVASPSNPALTQRERAFMARASCDFVIYFKVGKTPLGVIEVDGGSHDRPDQAARDALKNSILTKSDILILRLRTIESRIEERIAEFVAQWTSPALGT, from the coding sequence ATGCATGAGCCGGCTATCGGCCCTGCACGCAATGATGGCAAGATGATCCCTATTGGAGGAATAACGGCATTCGATATTCGGCATGAGCGCGAAGACGAATGCCGTGCGCATACGAATAAGGGATATATGGTTTCGATTCAGATGGGGGACGAGGACAGAACCGCGCAGATCAGCGACTGGGCGATTTACTGGAGCGACAAGTACGAAGCTCTGCAACTGACGTGCTATTTCCCCTCCAAGAAAAGCTATACGCGTCCACTCAGCGACTGCCGTGTTTCCCCCACCCGCGAACTGGACGAGAGTCTGTTGACCAAGCCCGGCAGCATGATCGTCACGCCCATCGCCAAGGCGACGATCTACGCCGAGCGGTATGCCGTCGTGCATTATCCGGGCGGCGGCAAACCCTACGTCTTCAAGATGGACGGTATCGGCTTTGCCGCGCCGACGGCGATGAAAGAGGCGCCAGTCTTCCACTATTTCACGGCCGTGGCCAATGCCCGGCAGGAGCGTGCGGAGTCGAAGACCGACCGCGACATCACCGCCAATGTGGTGCGCCAGCTAGCAAGGCTGCCCGCCAGTGCCGACACCGCCTTGCAGGCCTACTGCACGGGGCGCAACGGCGCGCTGGCGCCGGGCCAGGGGCTGATCTATCCGTTCGGGCTGAACGAGAGCCAGCTTATAGCGGTGGAGCAAGCGTTCCGTGCGCAGGTCAGCGTGATCGAGGGGCCGCCAGGGACCGGCAAGACCCAGACCATCCTCAACATCCTTGCCAATATCCTGCTGCGCGGGCAGACGGTGGCGGTGCTGTCCAACAACAATGCGGCGGTAGAAAACGTCTACGAGAAGCTGGAGAAATGCGGCCTGGGCCACCTGATCGCCAAACTCGGCAACCAGCACAACCGCCAGGACTTCTTCACTGACCTGCCGACTTGGCCATCGAGCGAGCCCGAGCCCGCACCAACTCTGGACGAGATTCAAGCCTTGCTGGCCCGCTTGAAGCAGCACTTGCACCATCACAATCGGGCGGCGCAACTGCAGGTCGAACTCGACGAGCTGATCGTCGAGCGGCGCTACCTGCAGCGGTGGCAGGCAGACAGCGGCGTGCAGGCCGCCGCTTCGCTGGACAAGTACGGACTGTCGCCGCGCAAGACCGCAGACCTGATGGCCTACCTAGCCCATCTGGGCGAGCAGCGCATCAGTCTCAAAGACCGCATCGAGCTGCTGTTCAACTTCAGGATTTTCCGTGCCAAGCCATTCGCCGAGGGCGAGGCGCGGTTGACCGCGTTCCATGACTTGCAGATGCACTACTACGACAAGGCACTTCGGGGCAAGGAAGCGGAGTTGCAAGCGTGCCGCGAATCTCTCACGCGTGGAAATTTCACGGCCTTGCTGGATGAATTGAAGACCGCATCGATGCACCATCTGAAGCAGCACCTGCAAGGGCTACCTCGGCCATCGGACAGCTTCGATGCCAAGACGTACCAACAACAGTTCGACGCCTTCGTGAATCGCTTCCCGATCCTAGGCAGCGGCACGCACTCCATCGTCAATTCGATCGCGCCGGGGGCGATCCTCGACTACGTGATCATCGACGAGGCCTCGTTGCAGGACATCGTGCCGGGCATTCTGGCGCTGGGCTGCGCGAAGAACCTGATCGTCGTCGGCGACAACCGCCAGCTGGCGCACATTCCTGTCGTGCTGGGCCTGCAGGCGCCCGCCGAGGCCTACGATTGCGAGCGCTACAGCCTGCTGGATTCGTGCATCGGCGTGTTCAAGGAGGCGCTGCCCAGGACCCTGCTGAAAGAGCATTACCGCTGCCATCCCAGGATCATCCAGTTCTGCAACCAGCAGTTCTACGACAACGCGCTGGTGCCCATGACCGAGGACAAGGGTGAAGCGCCGCTGCGCCTGGTGGTGACCGCCAAGGGCAACCACACCCGCCAGAACACCAACTTGCGGGAGCTGGACTCCCTGCTCAAGCTGCTTGACGACGAGGGCGAACCGGTCGGGCTGGACGGCGACGGGCGCGGGTTCATCGCGCCGTTTCGGGCACAAGTCAACCTTTCCAGCAGGCGCCTGCCGGCGGATTTCGTCAAGGACACCGTGCACAAGTTCCAGGGCCGGGAGTGCGACGAGATCGTCTTCTCCACCGTGCTGGACAAGAAACGCTACAGCCAGGAGCGCAAACGCCTGGATTTCGTCGATGACCCGCGCATGATCAACGTGGCGGTGTCGCGGGCCAAGCACCGCTTCACCTTGGTGACGGGCGACGAGGTGTTCACCGGCAACAACGGTCACATCGCGGCCTTGATGCGCTACGTCACCTATTACGCGCAGGACGAGCAGATCGTGCGTGCGCCCGTGGTGTCGGCCTTCGACCTGCTGTACCGCGAGTATGACCAGTCCCTGGCGCGCTTGAACGCCCGCTTGCAGTCTGAGGATTCACGCTACAGATCCGAGCAGATCGCGGCGCAACTGCTGCGCGAGGCGCTGTCCGATCCATCGTGCCAGGCGTTGATGTGTCACGACCAGGTCAAGCTGGATCAGGTCGCATCACCGAGCAACCCGGCTTTGACGCAACGCGAGCGGGCCTTCATGGCGCGTGCCAGTTGCGATTTCGTGATCTATTTCAAGGTCGGCAAGACCCCGCTGGGGGTGATCGAAGTCGATGGTGGCTCCCACGACCGTCCCGATCAGGCGGCGCGAGACGCGTTGAAGAACAGTATCTTGACGAAAAGCGACATTCTCATCCTGCGTCTGCGCACCATCGAGAGTCGCATCGAAGAGAGAATCGCCGAGTTCGTTGCCCAGTGGACTAGCCCAGCGCTCGGAACGTGA
- a CDS encoding relaxase/mobilization nuclease and DUF3363 domain-containing protein, translating into MTDHRDDDFRLRPSAPKNRGKGQGQSFVSKVLKQAGKASGGKSSMRYSAAGGSGTRAGQRPGSRLGRGHTAARFAGAKLTPLSRRVTIKTLLVNQRNASPQSLAKHLRYIERDGAGRDGEPGQAYGPQTDEADLDAFKERCADDRHHFRFIVSPEDGAELDDLRTYTRHLMGRMEADLGTRLDWVAVDHWNTDNPHTHLIVRGSDDMGKDLIIAGDYIAHGFRHRAAELAAEWLGPRTELEIQQTLQREVERERWTSLDRTLQREASDDGRVQIERFNEPRLQRQRLLLIGRLQRLQRLGLADETQPGTWAVHADAEKTLRALGERGDIIRTMQRAMRGQQRELAVFEPGDDGRSIVGRVVAKGLADELRDRGYLVIDGVDGKAHYVALNARDDPANYPAGSVVEVRGSAEVRAADKNIASLASDGLYRTDHHLAIEQDRAKAGRDPQEVVAAHVRRLEALRRAGIVERMAEGLWKVPDDLTEHGRQYDAQRLGGVAVELKSHLPIERQARVIGATWLDQQLIGGGKGLGELGFGSEVKDALQQRAEFLTEQGLAEKHGQRVILARNLLGTLRNRELTQAAKDIAVETGLEHRPVTDGQRVAGIYRHSVMLASGRYAVLDDGIGFSLVPWRPVIEQRLGQQMAATVRGGAVSWEIGRQRGLAIG; encoded by the coding sequence ATGACAGACCACCGCGACGACGACTTTCGCCTGCGCCCCAGTGCCCCGAAGAACCGGGGCAAGGGTCAGGGCCAGAGCTTCGTTTCCAAGGTGCTCAAGCAGGCTGGCAAGGCCAGCGGCGGCAAGTCTTCGATGCGCTATTCCGCAGCCGGCGGCAGCGGCACACGCGCCGGCCAGCGTCCCGGCTCGCGGCTTGGGCGCGGCCACACGGCGGCGCGGTTCGCGGGTGCGAAGCTGACGCCCCTGTCGCGGCGCGTGACCATCAAGACGCTGCTGGTCAACCAACGCAACGCCAGCCCGCAGTCGCTAGCGAAACATCTGCGCTACATCGAGCGCGACGGCGCGGGCCGCGACGGCGAGCCAGGGCAGGCCTACGGGCCGCAGACCGACGAAGCCGACCTCGATGCCTTCAAGGAACGCTGCGCCGATGACCGGCACCATTTCCGCTTCATCGTTTCCCCGGAGGACGGGGCCGAACTGGATGACCTGCGCACCTACACCCGGCACTTGATGGGCCGCATGGAAGCCGACCTGGGCACGCGGCTGGATTGGGTGGCGGTCGATCACTGGAACACCGACAACCCGCACACCCACCTGATCGTGCGCGGAAGCGACGACATGGGCAAAGACCTCATCATCGCGGGCGACTACATCGCCCACGGCTTCCGGCATCGGGCCGCCGAACTGGCGGCCGAATGGCTGGGACCGCGTACCGAACTGGAGATCCAGCAAACCTTGCAGCGCGAGGTGGAGCGAGAGCGGTGGACGAGCCTCGACCGCACGCTGCAACGCGAGGCCAGCGACGACGGCCGGGTGCAGATCGAGCGCTTCAACGAACCCCGGCTGCAACGCCAGCGCCTGCTGCTGATCGGTCGCCTGCAGCGCTTGCAACGCCTGGGCTTGGCCGACGAGACGCAGCCCGGCACCTGGGCCGTCCATGCGGATGCCGAGAAGACCTTGCGCGCCCTGGGCGAGCGTGGCGACATTATTCGCACCATGCAGCGGGCCATGCGCGGCCAGCAGCGCGAGTTGGCGGTGTTCGAGCCGGGCGACGATGGCCGCAGCATCGTCGGCCGAGTGGTCGCCAAGGGATTGGCCGACGAGCTGCGCGATCGCGGCTATCTGGTCATCGACGGCGTGGATGGCAAGGCCCACTACGTTGCGCTGAACGCCCGCGACGACCCGGCGAACTATCCCGCAGGCTCGGTGGTGGAGGTACGCGGTTCCGCCGAGGTACGGGCGGCCGACAAGAACATCGCCTCGCTGGCGAGCGATGGCCTGTACCGCACCGATCATCACTTGGCGATCGAGCAAGACCGGGCCAAGGCCGGACGCGACCCGCAGGAGGTTGTCGCCGCCCACGTCCGCCGGCTGGAAGCCCTGCGCCGGGCTGGCATCGTGGAGCGCATGGCCGAGGGGCTATGGAAGGTGCCGGACGACCTGACCGAGCATGGCCGCCAGTACGACGCACAACGGCTGGGCGGTGTGGCGGTAGAGCTGAAATCCCATCTGCCCATCGAGCGGCAGGCCCGCGTGATCGGCGCCACCTGGCTGGATCAGCAGTTGATCGGTGGGGGCAAGGGACTGGGCGAGCTGGGCTTCGGCAGTGAGGTCAAGGACGCGCTGCAACAGCGAGCCGAATTCTTGACCGAACAAGGGCTGGCCGAGAAGCACGGCCAGCGTGTGATCCTCGCCCGCAACCTGCTGGGCACGCTGCGCAACCGGGAACTGACGCAGGCGGCGAAGGACATTGCCGTCGAAACCGGCCTGGAGCATCGCCCCGTGACCGACGGGCAGCGCGTGGCTGGCATTTACCGGCACTCGGTCATGCTCGCCAGCGGGCGCTACGCCGTGCTCGATGACGGCATAGGATTCAGCTTGGTGCCGTGGCGGCCAGTCATCGAACAACGGCTAGGGCAGCAGATGGCCGCAACGGTACGCGGCGGCGCTGTGTCCTGGGAGATCGGGCGGCAGCGCGGGCTTGCCATCGGATAG
- the parA gene encoding ParA family partition ATPase, whose amino-acid sequence MIVALLNQKGGVGKTTLATHIAGELAMRGLHVILLAADPQGSSLDWTQRRSQQGLPRLFSAVGLARETLHQEAPELARRADHIIIDGPPRIAALARSALLAAERVLIPVQPSPYDVWASAEMVALIREAQVFRPALRAAFVINRRVSTTVIGREARQSLAEQPLPALRSEVHQRIVFADSVAAGRLARETAPDSAAAREIAALVDELLRWPT is encoded by the coding sequence ATGATCGTCGCGTTGCTCAACCAGAAAGGCGGCGTCGGCAAGACCACGCTCGCCACGCACATCGCCGGCGAACTGGCGATGCGCGGTCTGCACGTGATCCTGCTGGCTGCCGACCCGCAGGGTTCCTCGCTGGACTGGACGCAGCGCAGAAGCCAGCAAGGCTTGCCCCGGCTGTTCAGTGCCGTGGGCCTGGCCCGCGAAACGCTGCATCAGGAAGCGCCGGAGCTGGCCCGCCGCGCCGATCACATCATCATCGACGGCCCGCCGCGCATCGCCGCCTTGGCGCGTTCCGCGCTGCTGGCGGCCGAGCGCGTGCTGATTCCCGTGCAGCCCAGCCCCTACGACGTGTGGGCCAGCGCCGAGATGGTGGCGCTCATTCGTGAGGCGCAGGTGTTCCGGCCTGCACTGCGCGCGGCCTTCGTCATCAACCGCCGCGTCAGCACCACGGTGATCGGCCGGGAGGCGCGGCAGTCGCTGGCCGAACAGCCGCTGCCGGCACTGCGCTCGGAAGTGCATCAGCGCATCGTGTTCGCCGACAGCGTGGCCGCTGGCCGGCTCGCACGCGAGACAGCGCCCGACAGCGCCGCCGCACGCGAGATCGCCGCACTGGTGGACGAACTGCTGCGGTGGCCGACATGA
- a CDS encoding S26 family signal peptidase translates to MMTVSTSSASSRPRSRLRARIVLVGLTACGLAALAWAAFVSPLPRLTYNPSDSVAVGWYRIEPFSHRSASQPRPLSVGSIVLAPLPTEAATFAAQRGYLPTRVPLLKRVGAVSPQEVCIAGGVVRIDGVPAATVLPADRLGGPLPSWQRCRRLESGELFLLSMTNPASFDSRYFGPIAASTVIGVAHPVWLETRP, encoded by the coding sequence ATGATGACCGTTTCCACTTCGTCCGCCTCGTCGCGTCCTCGCTCGCGCCTGCGCGCTCGCATCGTGCTGGTGGGCCTGACCGCCTGCGGCCTCGCTGCGCTGGCCTGGGCGGCTTTCGTGTCGCCGCTGCCGCGCCTGACGTACAACCCATCCGACAGCGTGGCGGTCGGCTGGTATCGCATCGAACCGTTCAGCCATCGGTCCGCCTCGCAGCCACGTCCGTTGTCCGTGGGCAGCATCGTGCTCGCCCCACTGCCGACCGAAGCTGCCACATTCGCTGCGCAGCGCGGCTACCTGCCGACGCGTGTTCCGCTGCTCAAGCGAGTGGGCGCCGTGTCACCGCAGGAGGTGTGCATCGCTGGCGGTGTCGTTCGCATCGACGGCGTGCCTGCGGCCACCGTGCTGCCAGCCGACCGGCTGGGCGGCCCTCTGCCATCCTGGCAGCGGTGCCGCCGCCTCGAATCTGGCGAACTGTTCCTGTTGAGCATGACCAACCCGGCGTCGTTCGACAGCCGCTACTTCGGACCGATTGCTGCATCCACCGTAATCGGTGTTGCGCATCCGGTCTGGCTGGAAACACGCCCATGA
- a CDS encoding DUF2840 domain-containing protein, producing the protein MNASAAPAANTATAAASPPTAPSLAVLAGQAGNVPLTRVSLAYIEPRFKLYLRFGEPARTLQLDRWRRCAVFLPRAMFCRIRWQANDYGTIRWQLMVMQAGTPLDALQRIPGVRPGARLLLHAEGDASVRTGLERIDAIEALGIAPSAVSPAYWRTLGNRLAARLPLPEYTAERHAAWLAGKALP; encoded by the coding sequence ATGAACGCATCCGCTGCACCCGCCGCGAACACGGCCACGGCTGCCGCATCGCCTCCAACTGCGCCGTCGCTCGCGGTACTCGCCGGCCAGGCCGGCAACGTGCCACTGACCCGCGTATCGCTGGCCTACATCGAACCGCGCTTCAAGCTCTACCTGCGCTTCGGCGAACCGGCGCGCACGCTCCAGCTCGACCGCTGGCGGCGCTGCGCGGTGTTCCTGCCGCGTGCAATGTTCTGCCGCATCCGCTGGCAGGCCAACGACTACGGCACGATCCGCTGGCAGCTCATGGTGATGCAGGCTGGCACGCCACTGGATGCCTTGCAGCGTATCCCCGGCGTGCGGCCCGGTGCGCGCCTGCTGCTGCACGCCGAGGGCGACGCCAGCGTGCGCACCGGGCTGGAACGCATCGACGCCATCGAGGCGCTGGGCATCGCCCCGTCTGCCGTCTCGCCTGCGTACTGGCGCACGCTGGGCAACCGTCTCGCGGCGCGCCTGCCGCTGCCCGAATACACCGCCGAGCGGCACGCCGCCTGGCTTGCTGGGAAGGCGCTGCCATGA
- a CDS encoding LysR family transcriptional regulator, with product MTASAVSKLIHRLETRLGTKLLHRTTRKLQLTPEGSAFHERGLRILDDIDIDCAEHEAAQVGSPRGRVRINSHVAFGVHYLLPHLSEFLERFPDVQLDVTLSDIVVDLLDDRSDVAIRTGPLPDSRLTQRRLGASGLVVVASPDYLRRAGTPERPEDLHQHRRLGFNYARHVDAWPFIGGDGTRIAIAPSGDLRLGDGESMRQMALAGVGVARLARYHVRADLAAGRLAPLLEKHDCGAVEEIHAVFVGPGRHVPARVRVLLDFLAERVAQDLA from the coding sequence ATGACGGCCTCGGCCGTCAGCAAGCTCATCCATCGGTTGGAAACGCGTCTGGGAACGAAGCTGCTGCATCGCACCACGCGCAAGCTGCAACTCACGCCCGAAGGCAGCGCCTTCCATGAACGCGGCCTGCGCATCCTCGACGACATCGACATCGACTGCGCCGAGCACGAGGCCGCACAGGTGGGATCGCCGCGCGGGCGCGTGCGGATCAACAGCCATGTGGCCTTCGGCGTCCACTACCTGCTGCCGCACTTGTCGGAGTTCCTGGAACGCTTCCCGGACGTTCAACTGGACGTGACGCTGAGCGATATCGTGGTCGATTTGCTGGACGATCGCAGCGATGTGGCGATCCGCACCGGGCCGCTGCCCGATTCACGCCTGACCCAGCGCCGGCTTGGCGCCAGCGGCCTGGTGGTGGTCGCCTCGCCAGACTACCTGCGGCGCGCCGGCACGCCCGAGCGGCCTGAAGATCTGCACCAACATCGGCGCCTGGGCTTCAACTACGCCCGGCATGTCGATGCATGGCCCTTCATCGGCGGTGACGGCACGCGCATCGCCATCGCACCATCGGGCGACCTGCGCTTGGGCGATGGCGAGAGCATGCGCCAGATGGCGCTGGCCGGGGTCGGCGTGGCGCGGCTGGCGCGTTACCACGTTAGAGCCGATCTTGCTGCTGGCCGGCTGGCGCCATTGCTGGAAAAGCACGACTGCGGCGCCGTGGAAGAAATCCATGCGGTGTTCGTCGGCCCCGGCCGTCATGTGCCAGCCCGGGTTAGGGTACTGCTCGATTTTCTGGCCGAACGAGTCGCGCAGGATCTCGCCTGA
- a CDS encoding chromosome partitioning protein ParB, producing the protein MTAKPLRSKRVGIGARPPANPHAEAWIRQGDADALNKGDLYTARLTLDVTPALRARIKIAAFGQGVTVAELLRGLLEREFPETRTENTP; encoded by the coding sequence ATGACCGCGAAGCCACTACGCAGCAAGCGCGTCGGCATCGGCGCACGTCCGCCCGCGAATCCGCACGCCGAGGCGTGGATTCGCCAGGGCGATGCCGATGCGCTCAACAAGGGCGACCTCTACACCGCACGCCTGACCCTCGACGTGACGCCCGCGCTGCGCGCACGCATCAAGATCGCCGCCTTCGGCCAGGGCGTGACCGTGGCCGAACTGCTGCGCGGGCTGCTGGAGCGGGAGTTTCCCGAGACCCGCACGGAGAACACGCCATGA
- a CDS encoding IS30 family transposase, whose amino-acid sequence MGRQYSHLSSEERAVLQVERDRGTSLRGIGRRLGRSASTLSREIRRLDSGVYSAHAAALVYRSRRSRSVRARRLIAGAVLFEFVHDRLVFDRWSPQQIAATLRDMHPDDASQRVSHETIYAAIYAHPRGGLKQALVDALRQSKPTRGRRRTTAAARTWVPEELRIVHRPEAVEQRLLPGHWEGDLIKGAFNRSCVGTLVERKTRFVVLCRMDGCTADAALEGFTRQMKKLPAFLRESLTYDRGTELTCYEELMRGLNIDVWFADPYAPWQRGSNENTNGLLRQFLPKGVDLSQASQEYLNHVAKLMNGRPRQTLGWATPAAAMEKEILAFKSRVALDS is encoded by the coding sequence ATGGGAAGACAGTACAGTCATCTGAGTAGTGAGGAACGCGCGGTGCTTCAGGTCGAACGCGATCGGGGAACGAGTCTTCGTGGGATCGGTCGCCGCCTGGGGCGTAGCGCATCGACGCTGAGCCGCGAGATCCGGCGTCTGGACAGCGGCGTGTACTCGGCGCATGCGGCAGCCCTGGTGTATCGATCGCGGCGATCGCGCAGCGTACGAGCACGCAGGCTGATCGCGGGCGCGGTGCTGTTCGAGTTCGTCCACGACCGTCTTGTGTTCGATCGCTGGTCGCCGCAGCAGATCGCGGCCACACTGCGGGACATGCATCCAGACGACGCCAGCCAGCGGGTCAGTCACGAGACGATCTACGCGGCCATCTACGCGCATCCGCGCGGCGGCCTGAAGCAGGCCCTGGTCGATGCATTGCGCCAGAGCAAGCCCACGCGAGGCCGCAGGCGCACCACAGCAGCGGCGCGCACCTGGGTACCGGAGGAGCTGCGCATCGTGCATCGGCCCGAAGCGGTGGAACAGCGCCTGCTGCCGGGGCATTGGGAGGGCGACCTGATCAAGGGCGCGTTCAACCGGTCCTGCGTGGGCACGCTGGTCGAGCGCAAGACACGCTTCGTGGTGCTGTGCAGGATGGATGGCTGCACCGCGGACGCCGCGCTGGAAGGCTTCACTCGCCAGATGAAGAAGCTGCCGGCCTTCCTGCGCGAGAGCCTGACCTACGACCGCGGAACGGAACTGACCTGTTACGAGGAGCTGATGCGAGGGTTGAACATCGACGTGTGGTTCGCCGATCCGTATGCGCCGTGGCAGCGGGGCAGCAACGAGAACACCAATGGCCTGCTGCGCCAGTTCCTGCCCAAGGGCGTGGACTTGTCGCAAGCGAGCCAGGAGTACCTCAATCACGTCGCCAAGCTGATGAATGGGCGTCCTCGCCAGACATTAGGCTGGGCCACGCCGGCAGCGGCCATGGAGAAGGAAATCCTCGCCTTCAAATCACGTGTTGCACTTGATTCTTGA
- a CDS encoding helix-turn-helix domain-containing protein, with product MSNATIMARPSKLECHRGFALPNGVGFGAVFAFRQGKIERGEHAPTLAVIFKIAGALECSTAVLMAEAESRLQAAEA from the coding sequence TTGAGCAACGCGACGATCATGGCGCGGCCCTCCAAACTGGAGTGCCATCGTGGCTTTGCCTTGCCGAACGGGGTTGGTTTTGGGGCTGTTTTTGCCTTTCGGCAGGGCAAGATCGAGCGCGGCGAACATGCACCGACCCTGGCGGTGATCTTCAAGATCGCCGGTGCGCTGGAATGCAGTACCGCGGTATTGATGGCCGAGGCGGAAAGCCGACTTCAAGCTGCCGAGGCATAG
- a CDS encoding TetR/AcrR family transcriptional regulator — MDEALDKAVRVFCERGYHATSVADLTSAMGLASGSIYKAFKDKRAVFLAAFDHYKAMRDAQLSEAIQRGRDGRERLRNALDFFAASSCGAQGQLGCLVVSGASELATFDEEIARRVTGSLGRSETMLGKLIRQGQDDGSIPTTLDSQATARLMLCVLQGMRVIGKAGRSKKDMQAVADAALKLLD; from the coding sequence ATGGATGAAGCTCTGGACAAGGCCGTTCGGGTGTTCTGTGAACGTGGATATCACGCGACCTCCGTTGCCGACCTGACCTCGGCGATGGGCTTGGCGTCGGGCAGCATCTACAAGGCGTTCAAGGACAAACGCGCGGTGTTCCTTGCTGCGTTCGACCACTACAAGGCAATGCGTGATGCGCAGTTGAGCGAGGCGATCCAGCGCGGCCGCGATGGCCGCGAGCGGTTGCGCAATGCCCTCGATTTCTTCGCCGCCTCGTCCTGCGGCGCACAAGGACAGTTGGGGTGCTTGGTGGTCAGTGGCGCAAGCGAACTGGCGACCTTCGATGAGGAGATCGCGCGGCGCGTCACCGGCTCGCTGGGAAGAAGCGAAACCATGCTGGGCAAACTGATACGGCAAGGGCAAGACGATGGTTCGATCCCCACGACGCTCGACAGCCAGGCGACGGCCCGGCTGATGCTCTGCGTGCTGCAAGGTATGCGCGTCATCGGCAAGGCGGGCCGGAGCAAGAAGGACATGCAGGCCGTGGCCGATGCCGCGTTGAAGTTACTGGATTGA